One part of the Vicia villosa cultivar HV-30 ecotype Madison, WI linkage group LG6, Vvil1.0, whole genome shotgun sequence genome encodes these proteins:
- the LOC131610649 gene encoding trihelix transcription factor GTL2-like gives MILKIPFLKIIGPTLCSSSHAVSCTIVIFSDSLTPFIHAPHAFLLFFLVMHGRVKVVAANMLDEGVSKQFQFQPMRTTTTSLLHDPFSLQTQSNNNLSYPSILSSLPHHSSKQHHNHTTTFSSAFNFQIQNQLPLSHLIDSGWTNGELLALVNIRSTVENCFPDHLIWDNVSRKLEEVGIKKSADKCKEKFEDENTSLKINNHNDFASELQTLYQHEENSRDEDNIDIVVSKQCGYDDKVDRNRKRKNRRRDRFEMMKCFCETVVNKMMAQQEEIHNKLIQDMFKRDQEKLAREEEWKKQEIERMNMMTQEQAISNHRQSTIIDFLNKHLSTNENNIVNNKTTKACSSSQLHSQNANNHEPSSTSPDQNPSSSETALLVPSTSSNNINNNNKNPVLEDKRRWPRDEVLALINLKCSTTVINRRSNKNSIEKKKEENKGPVWERISEGMSELGYKRSAKRCKEKWENINKYFRKTKDGDVNKRKRRMDSRTCPYFHQLSSLYNQQQHGKVIAPQKQLTVNSVGQIDDQPQAQSD, from the exons ATGATCCTGAAGATTCCTTTCCTTAAAATCATTGGCCCCACTCTCTGTTCCTCTTCACATGCCGTTAGTTGCACTATCGTCATCTTCTCAGACTCACTTACTCCATTTATCCATGCTCCCCACGCATTTCTATTATTCTTTCTAGTCATGCATGGTAGAGTAAAGGTGGTAGCAGCAAACATGTTGGATGAAGGAGTATCAAAGCAGTTTCAGTTTCAGCCAATGAGGACTACTACTACTAGTCTTCTTCATGATCCATTCTCACTTCAAACTCAATCTAATAATAATCTCTCCTACCCATCAATATTATCGTCATTGCCTCACCACTCTTCCAAACAACATCACAATCACACCACCACCTTTAGTTCTGCATTCAACTTCCAGATCCAAAATCAATTACCATTGTCACACTTGATCGATTCCGGATGGACTAACGGCGAGCTTCTTGCACTTGTCAATATTAGATCTACTGTTGAAAATTGCTTCCCAGATCACCTCATATGGGATAATGTCTCTAG GAAGCTTGAAGAAGTTGGGATTAAGAAGAGTGCTGACAAGTGCAAGGAGAAGTTTGAAGATGAGAATACATCATTGAAGATCAATAATCATAATGATTTTGCTAGTGAACTTCAAACTCTCTATCAACACGAAGAAAATTCAAGAGATGAGGATAACATCGACATTGTAGTGAGCAAACAATGTGGTTATGATGACAAGGTGGACAGAAATAGAAAGAGGAAGAATCGTCGGCGCGatagatttgaaatgatgaagTGTTTTTGTGAGACCGTGGTAAACAAAATGATGGCACAACAAGAAGAAATACACAATAAGCTAATTCAAGACATGTTCAAAAGAGATCAAGAGAAGCTTGCCAGAGAAGAAGAATGGAAAAAGCAAGAAATAGAAAGGATGAACATGATGACACAAGAACAAGCTATTTCAAATCATAGACAATCCACCATAATTGATTTCTTGAATAAACATCTTTCCACAAATGAAAACAACATTGTCAACAACAAAACTACAAAagcatgttcttcttcacaaTTGCACTCACAAAACGCTAATAATCATGAACCCTCATCAACATCCCCAGATCAAAACCCTAGCTCGAGCGAAACGGCATTACTAGTTCCTTCAACTTCTTCCAACAACATCAATAACAACAATAAGAATCCAGTGTTAGAGGATAAGAGAAGGTGGCCAAGAGATGAAGTGTTGGCACTGATAAACCTCAAGTGTTCTACAACTGTAATAAACAGAAGAAGCAACAAGAATagtattgaaaagaaaaaggaagaaaataagGGACCTGTGTGGGAGAGAATCTCTGAAGGGATGTCAGAGTTAGGATACAAGAGAAGTGCAAAGAGATGTAAAGAGAAATGGGAAAACATAAACAAGTATTTTAGAAAAACAAAGGATGGCGATGTGAATAAGAGGAAAAGGAGAATGGATTCAAGGACTTGTCCTTATTTTCATCAGCTAAGTTCTTTGTATAATCAGCAGCAGCATGGAAAGGTGATTGCTCCTCAAAAGCAATTAACAGTCAATTCAGTTGGCCAAATTGATGATCAACCTCAAGCTCAAAGTGAttaa